The following are from one region of the Rhodopirellula sp. P2 genome:
- a CDS encoding DNA gyrase/topoisomerase IV subunit B produces MSVAPKEYNAKNITALEGLEPVRKRPGMYIGGVGSTGLHHLIWEIVDNSVDEAMNGHASEITVTLHKDGQTVSVSDNGRGIPVDKHPKTKKSALEMVLTVLHAGGKFEGDNYKTSGGLHGVGASVVNALSKELIAVVKRNGAQYRMTFCRGHATSKLQKLRGTIRGTGTTITFTPDPTIFPRTTFNGDTIKQRLETASFLHRGVKVTYIDEVAKTRQTFLHENGIVDYLGKVIKEREARTIHETPFTYRVDADDRVEVTLQWTESTDEHVRSYVNGIPTGSGGTHENGFRGGVVKAVRNHVDTHSLTPRGVKITHEDIREGLIAIVSIFVAEPQFQGQTKDRLNNPEAHGIVESGVRSAMEQWLNNNPSVADAVIARIVAAARARAASRAASEAVSRKGGSKRTMLPGKLSDCVSGGKGKSELFIVEGDSAGGSAKQGRDRNCQAILPLRGKVLNTESATLKKILDNKEIQDMIASLGCGIGPSLNLANLRYDRIILLADADSDGHHITTLLLTFFYRHMPALIADGRLFIAVPPLYRIDIGKETFWAADEDDRERILAKHQGRANPEITRFKGLGEMMPKVLWNTTLDPTKRTLLKVEIDDHLETDRTISDLMGRDASARFRFIMDRAEDASEIDV; encoded by the coding sequence ATGTCCGTTGCACCGAAAGAATACAACGCCAAAAACATCACCGCGCTGGAAGGCCTTGAGCCTGTTCGCAAGCGTCCCGGCATGTACATCGGTGGAGTGGGATCCACTGGTTTGCATCACCTGATCTGGGAAATCGTCGACAACTCGGTGGACGAGGCCATGAATGGCCACGCATCCGAAATCACGGTCACGCTGCACAAAGACGGGCAAACGGTTTCAGTCAGCGACAATGGTCGCGGCATCCCCGTCGACAAGCACCCCAAGACGAAAAAGTCAGCCTTGGAAATGGTGCTGACCGTGTTGCACGCGGGGGGGAAATTCGAAGGCGACAACTACAAAACGTCCGGAGGTCTGCACGGGGTCGGGGCTTCGGTCGTCAACGCGCTCAGCAAAGAACTGATTGCCGTCGTCAAACGCAACGGGGCGCAGTACCGGATGACGTTCTGCCGCGGTCATGCCACATCGAAGTTGCAGAAACTGCGCGGCACCATTCGTGGAACGGGCACCACGATCACGTTCACCCCAGATCCGACGATCTTCCCGCGAACGACTTTCAACGGGGACACGATCAAGCAGCGTTTGGAAACAGCCAGCTTTTTGCATCGGGGTGTGAAGGTCACGTACATCGATGAAGTTGCGAAGACTCGCCAGACGTTTCTGCACGAGAACGGCATCGTGGATTACCTCGGGAAGGTCATCAAGGAACGCGAGGCGCGGACGATTCACGAAACCCCGTTCACCTACCGTGTCGATGCCGATGACCGTGTGGAAGTCACCTTGCAGTGGACTGAGTCGACCGACGAACACGTTCGCAGTTACGTCAACGGGATCCCAACGGGCAGCGGCGGCACCCACGAAAATGGCTTCCGGGGCGGAGTGGTCAAAGCCGTTCGCAACCATGTGGACACGCACAGCCTGACGCCTCGCGGGGTCAAGATCACGCACGAGGACATTCGCGAAGGTCTGATTGCGATCGTCTCGATCTTTGTGGCGGAGCCTCAGTTCCAAGGCCAAACGAAAGACCGATTGAACAACCCGGAAGCCCACGGAATCGTCGAATCCGGTGTGCGGAGTGCAATGGAGCAATGGCTCAACAACAACCCCTCGGTTGCCGATGCCGTCATCGCTCGAATCGTCGCCGCGGCAAGGGCTCGCGCCGCGTCACGGGCCGCCAGTGAAGCGGTTTCCCGAAAAGGTGGCTCGAAGCGTACGATGCTGCCCGGCAAACTCTCGGACTGTGTTTCGGGAGGCAAGGGAAAATCGGAACTGTTCATCGTCGAAGGTGACTCCGCAGGCGGCAGTGCCAAGCAAGGCCGTGACCGAAATTGCCAAGCGATCCTGCCACTGCGTGGAAAGGTGCTGAACACCGAGTCGGCGACCCTCAAAAAGATTCTGGACAACAAGGAAATCCAAGACATGATCGCGTCGCTGGGGTGCGGCATTGGGCCGTCATTGAACCTCGCGAATTTGCGGTACGACCGCATCATCCTGCTGGCTGATGCGGACAGCGACGGTCATCACATCACGACACTGCTGCTGACCTTCTTTTATCGGCACATGCCCGCCTTGATCGCCGACGGTCGCTTGTTCATCGCGGTTCCCCCGCTGTACCGAATCGACATCGGCAAAGAAACGTTTTGGGCGGCCGACGAAGACGATCGCGAACGCATCTTGGCAAAACACCAGGGACGGGCGAATCCGGAAATCACCCGTTTCAAAGGTTTGGGCGAGATGATGCCGAAGGTGCTTTGGAACACGACCTTGGATCCAACGAAGCGGACGTTGCTGAAAGTGGAGATCGACGACCATTTGGAAACCGACCGCACCATCAGTGACTTGATGGGCCGCGACGCATCGGCTCGCTTTCGGTTCATCATGGACCGCGCCGAAGACGCCAGCGAAATCGACGTGTAA
- a CDS encoding shikimate kinase, whose amino-acid sequence MNIDAVKPQHLYLTGYRGCGKSTLAKLLAQRLSLPVVDLDDVIESTAEKTIAEIFAAESESGFRDREEAALVEVAQRPTHVIALGGGTILREANRKLIAHSGWCVWLDAEPEILMARLAGDETTADRRPSLTDQSVFDEVQMVMTNREPLYRESADLRIDTSHQTMDEIVSEVLKACPSSIGQVKPS is encoded by the coding sequence ATGAACATTGACGCAGTGAAACCTCAGCATCTCTATTTGACCGGCTACCGCGGGTGCGGCAAAAGTACGCTTGCGAAACTTTTAGCGCAGCGGTTGTCTTTGCCAGTCGTCGACTTGGACGATGTGATCGAATCGACGGCAGAAAAAACAATCGCGGAGATCTTCGCCGCTGAATCCGAATCCGGATTTCGCGATCGTGAAGAAGCCGCCTTGGTGGAAGTTGCCCAGCGGCCAACGCATGTGATCGCTCTCGGCGGAGGCACGATCCTTCGCGAGGCCAATCGCAAACTCATCGCCCATTCAGGATGGTGCGTTTGGCTGGACGCCGAACCTGAAATCCTGATGGCTCGGTTGGCTGGCGATGAAACCACCGCCGATCGACGTCCCTCGCTGACGGATCAATCAGTCTTCGATGAAGTCCAAATGGTGATGACCAACCGCGAACCGCTCTACCGTGAATCCGCGGACTTGCGAATTGACACCAGTCATCAAACGATGGACGAAATTGTCAGCGAGGTTTTGAAGGCTTGCCCGTCCAGCATCGGACAAGTCAAACCCAGCTAG